The following coding sequences are from one Thermoplasmatales archaeon window:
- the pyrG gene encoding CTP synthase (glutamine hydrolyzing), whose translation MPKYIGITGGVLSGLGKGIITSSIGLLLKSRGYNVTAIKIDPYINCDAGTMNPYQHGEVFVLSDGGEVDLDLGNYERFLDINLKRDNNITTGKIYKNVIEKERKGEYLGKTVQIVPHITDEIKGWIRRVAKESGADFCLIEIGGTVGDIESMPFLESMRQLYIEEGRENVLFVHTTLVPVLQVVGEQKTKPTQHSVKELRAIGINPDIIVGRSIKELSKETKEKISLFCNVPVEGVFSSPDVGNIYEIPLLLEKQGLSHYIMKRFNIPYKEADLEEWKNFVERMNNVKKEVSIAIVGKYTHLADSYLSIIEAFHHAGSKNRTKVNIVWVEAEELERGKTNALEGVDGILVPGGFGVRGAEGKIRAINFAREKEKPFLGICFGFQLAIVEYGRNVIGLDCNSLEMDNKTRHPIITLLPEQRGIDKMGGTMRLGEDEIVIKENTLAHRLYGKEKIYERHRHRYEVNPDYFEILEKNGIVFSGFSGKRVEIIELPSHPYFIASQFHPEFTSRPLKPSPLFDGLVRASNKQLLP comes from the coding sequence ATGCCGAAATATATTGGAATAACCGGAGGGGTTTTATCAGGCTTGGGAAAAGGAATAATCACTTCTTCAATTGGCTTACTCTTAAAAAGCAGGGGCTATAATGTTACAGCAATAAAAATAGATCCTTATATAAATTGTGATGCGGGAACAATGAATCCCTATCAGCATGGAGAAGTTTTTGTTCTCTCGGATGGGGGAGAAGTTGATCTTGATCTGGGCAATTATGAAAGATTTTTGGATATAAATCTTAAAAGAGATAACAATATCACTACAGGGAAAATATATAAAAATGTTATTGAAAAAGAGAGAAAGGGAGAATATTTAGGAAAAACTGTTCAAATTGTTCCTCACATTACCGATGAAATAAAGGGGTGGATAAGAAGGGTTGCGAAAGAAAGCGGGGCGGATTTTTGCCTTATTGAAATAGGTGGCACAGTAGGAGATATAGAATCAATGCCTTTCCTTGAATCAATGAGACAGCTTTATATAGAAGAGGGGCGTGAAAATGTTCTATTTGTTCATACAACCCTTGTCCCTGTTTTGCAAGTTGTTGGAGAGCAGAAAACAAAACCAACACAGCATAGCGTTAAGGAGCTGAGAGCAATAGGAATAAATCCAGATATTATAGTCGGGAGAAGCATTAAAGAGCTGAGCAAGGAAACAAAGGAAAAAATTTCTCTTTTCTGCAATGTGCCAGTTGAAGGAGTATTTTCCTCTCCAGATGTTGGAAACATATATGAAATACCTCTTCTTTTAGAAAAACAGGGCTTATCCCATTATATAATGAAGAGATTCAACATTCCTTACAAGGAAGCAGATCTGGAAGAATGGAAAAATTTTGTTGAGCGAATGAACAATGTGAAGAAAGAGGTAAGCATAGCAATTGTTGGAAAATATACTCATCTTGCAGATTCATATCTGAGCATAATAGAAGCCTTTCATCATGCGGGCTCTAAAAATAGGACAAAAGTAAATATTGTATGGGTTGAGGCGGAAGAGCTAGAAAGAGGAAAAACAAACGCCCTTGAAGGAGTGGATGGAATTCTTGTGCCAGGGGGCTTTGGCGTGAGGGGGGCGGAGGGAAAGATAAGGGCGATTAATTTTGCGAGAGAGAAGGAGAAGCCATTTTTGGGTATATGCTTTGGGTTTCAGCTGGCAATTGTTGAGTATGGAAGGAATGTGATAGGGCTTGATTGCAATTCACTGGAAATGGATAATAAAACGAGGCATCCGATAATAACATTATTGCCGGAGCAGAGAGGAATTGATAAGATGGGAGGGACAATGAGGCTTGGAGAAGATGAAATAGTAATAAAAGAAAATACCCTCGCCCACAGGCTTTATGGAAAGGAAAAAATTTATGAAAGGCACCGCCACCGCTATGAAGTAAATCCGGATTATTTTGAAATACTTGAGAAAAATGGGATTGTTTTCTCTGGATTTTCTGGAAAAAGAGTTGAAATAATTGAGTTGCCATCTCATCCTTACTTTATAGCTTCTCAATTTCATCCTGAATTCACATCTCGCCCGTTGAAGCCATCTCCTCTTTTTGATGGCCTTGTAAGAGCATCTAATAAACAGTTACTCCCATAA
- a CDS encoding DUF4162 domain-containing protein: MAIIDEGKILAIGNPSEIKKIVEKEKIVEIYIDYEPHLIEDIKSIKDVKHLAYKNEKLVVTVKDRKGLLRDITEKLSDRNIKAIATVEPTLEDVFIYLTGKKLRD; encoded by the coding sequence GTGGCAATAATCGATGAAGGAAAAATACTGGCGATAGGTAACCCCTCTGAAATTAAAAAAATTGTTGAAAAAGAGAAGATAGTAGAAATATACATAGATTATGAACCTCACCTTATAGAGGATATTAAAAGCATTAAAGATGTGAAGCATCTGGCTTATAAGAATGAAAAACTTGTTGTAACGGTAAAAGACAGGAAAGGGCTTTTGAGAGATATAACTGAAAAACTTTCAGATAGAAATATAAAGGCAATTGCTACAGTTGAACCAACTCTTGAAGATGTTTTCATTTATTTGACAGGAAAAAAACTAAGAGATTAA
- a CDS encoding site-2 protease family protein gives MRAYYSFYEMPAVKPKMSFSKEEIKHLLISIFLLGLAFSIANSFPIHKNFSLFVRLLPFSFLAVLTAFAFHEIAHKYAGIRYGYWSEYRMFPFGLLLAILFSFLGFVFAAPGAVQIFGFPTREQSGKISMAGPLSNILVSALFLAISKVTKIELLILIASINAFLAIFNLIPIPPLDGIKILSWNMPVWVAMLASSAILLFLSFPF, from the coding sequence ATGAGGGCCTATTATTCTTTCTATGAAATGCCTGCGGTAAAGCCGAAAATGAGTTTTAGCAAGGAGGAGATAAAGCATCTTTTGATTTCAATATTTTTGCTCGGCTTAGCATTTTCCATTGCAAATTCATTTCCAATCCATAAAAATTTTTCGCTTTTTGTCCGTCTTTTGCCTTTTTCATTCCTTGCAGTTTTAACCGCATTTGCCTTTCATGAAATAGCTCATAAATATGCGGGAATAAGATATGGCTATTGGTCGGAATATAGAATGTTTCCTTTTGGATTACTTCTTGCAATTCTTTTCAGTTTCCTAGGCTTTGTTTTTGCAGCTCCGGGAGCGGTGCAAATATTTGGCTTTCCTACAAGAGAGCAATCGGGTAAAATTTCAATGGCGGGCCCTCTTTCAAACATATTGGTTTCCGCTTTATTCCTAGCAATTTCTAAAGTAACTAAAATAGAGTTGCTAATTCTTATAGCTTCAATAAATGCGTTTCTTGCGATTTTCAATCTTATACCTATTCCCCCTCTCGATGGCATAAAAATTTTGTCATGGAATATGCCTGTATGGGTTGCAATGTTAGCATCTTCAGCAATCCTCCTTTTCCTCTCCTTCCCTTTTTAA
- a CDS encoding ATP-binding cassette domain-containing protein, translating to MREQAFRKKYGKLTAVDELSFEVEEGEIFGFLGPNGAGKTTTIKMPTCQILPTSGKAKIFDYDTMKDRDKIKKIIGILPQEGKLNELLTAEQNIYFYGMLYEMSRAEIKERAKELLSLMELENRRKDLVKNFSGGMKQRLNFILSIIHSPKIVFLDEPTLGLDPQAKSGNNR from the coding sequence TTGAGGGAGCAAGCTTTTAGGAAAAAATACGGAAAACTAACAGCGGTAGATGAACTCTCATTTGAAGTAGAGGAAGGAGAAATTTTTGGCTTCCTTGGCCCGAATGGGGCGGGAAAAACAACAACGATAAAAATGCCCACATGCCAAATTTTGCCCACGAGCGGGAAAGCAAAAATTTTTGACTATGACACAATGAAGGATAGAGATAAGATTAAGAAAATTATAGGTATTTTGCCTCAGGAAGGAAAATTAAATGAATTGCTGACTGCGGAGCAGAACATATATTTTTATGGAATGCTATATGAAATGAGCAGAGCGGAAATAAAAGAAAGAGCAAAAGAATTGCTATCACTAATGGAACTTGAAAATAGAAGAAAGGATCTTGTAAAAAATTTTTCTGGGGGTATGAAACAAAGATTAAATTTTATCCTTTCAATCATTCACAGCCCAAAAATAGTATTCCTCGATGAGCCAACCCTTGGGCTGGATCCGCAAGCAAAGAGTGGCAATAATCGATGA
- a CDS encoding TrpB-like pyridoxal phosphate-dependent enzyme, translated as MKKIIIDEEEMPDRWYNLQSEIKAPPPLNPSTLEPVKASDLEKIFPRELIRQELSEEKWISIPQEVREIYRIWRPTPLYRAERLEKFLKTPAKIYYKWEGTSPPGSHKPNTAVAQAYYNSREGIERLTTETGAGQWGSALAFACSVFGLKCTVYMVKCSFEQKPYRRILMETWGAEVIASPSGNTDFGRKVLEEDPDSSGSLGIAISEAIEDAITHENTKYSLGSVLNHVLLHQTIIGLELKKQFEKIDSYPDMIFGCVGGGSNFSGGIFPFIPDKIKGNEIRFIACEPTACPSLTKGIYTYDYGDTAKMTPLLKMFTLGHSFIPPAIHAGGLRYHGDAPLLCKIVKDGIVEKRAYSQKEVFEAAKIFAKSEGFLIAPESAHALKGVIDEAIKCKKENEEKTICFLNSGHGAFDLSAYDIYNRGALQNYELSDKEIFNALKKSNINIDKLYT; from the coding sequence ATGAAAAAGATAATAATTGATGAGGAAGAAATGCCTGATAGATGGTATAATTTGCAGTCGGAAATTAAAGCTCCTCCTCCACTAAATCCATCAACTCTTGAGCCAGTGAAAGCGAGCGATTTAGAAAAAATTTTTCCAAGAGAGCTAATAAGGCAAGAGTTAAGTGAGGAAAAATGGATTTCTATACCTCAGGAAGTTAGGGAAATATATAGGATATGGAGGCCAACTCCTCTTTACAGAGCGGAAAGACTTGAAAAATTTTTAAAAACTCCAGCAAAAATATATTACAAATGGGAAGGAACAAGCCCTCCTGGAAGTCATAAGCCAAATACTGCGGTTGCACAGGCATATTATAATTCAAGAGAAGGAATTGAAAGGTTGACAACTGAAACCGGGGCGGGGCAGTGGGGCTCCGCGCTGGCATTTGCTTGTTCTGTTTTTGGGCTGAAATGCACAGTTTATATGGTTAAATGCAGTTTTGAGCAGAAGCCTTACAGGAGGATACTTATGGAGACATGGGGTGCGGAAGTGATAGCGAGTCCGAGCGGAAATACAGATTTTGGGAGGAAAGTTCTAGAGGAAGATCCAGATAGCTCTGGAAGCCTTGGAATAGCAATAAGTGAGGCAATTGAGGATGCTATAACTCATGAAAATACTAAATATTCTCTTGGCTCGGTTCTGAATCATGTATTACTTCATCAGACAATAATAGGGCTTGAGTTGAAAAAACAATTTGAGAAAATAGATTCCTATCCAGATATGATTTTTGGATGTGTTGGAGGGGGTAGCAACTTTTCTGGTGGAATATTTCCATTTATCCCAGATAAAATAAAAGGCAATGAAATCAGATTTATAGCTTGCGAGCCAACCGCATGCCCGAGCTTAACAAAAGGAATTTATACATACGATTATGGCGACACTGCAAAAATGACACCTCTTTTGAAAATGTTTACCCTCGGCCACTCTTTTATTCCTCCCGCAATTCACGCGGGTGGCCTCCGCTACCATGGGGATGCACCTTTATTATGTAAAATTGTGAAGGATGGAATTGTTGAAAAAAGAGCTTATAGCCAAAAAGAGGTGTTTGAGGCGGCGAAAATATTTGCAAAGAGTGAGGGATTTTTAATTGCTCCAGAAAGTGCTCATGCATTAAAAGGTGTTATAGATGAGGCAATTAAATGCAAAAAAGAAAATGAGGAAAAAACAATTTGTTTTTTAAATAGTGGTCATGGAGCTTTTGATCTATCTGCATATGATATTTACAATAGAGGAGCATTGCAAAACTATGAGCTATCTGATAAAGAAATATTTAATGCATTGAAGAAATCAAATATAAATATTGATAAATTATATACTTAG
- a CDS encoding bifunctional 5,10-methylenetetrahydrofolate dehydrogenase/5,10-methenyltetrahydrofolate cyclohydrolase, which translates to MRVIDGKALAKKIEEKIKEKIKEKVKDKEIKIVTFVIGNNEESLLFANLKDNACKRVGIDHEIIGFDFIKQDDFEKEIEKLNKDGRVSGINIQLPLPPKLDYNKLISKIDYRKDIEGMHPLNIGKIILGEEDILPSTPKAILKIIENEKILLKGKNVVIVNHSKIIGKPLAILLLNRDATVSVCHVYTDDLKKYTRKADLLITATGVKGLIKEEHIKEDCIIIDAGIKKENGKIYGDVDEGAAKKAIAFTPVPGGVGPVTIACMLENAVIAYEKIHK; encoded by the coding sequence ATGCGAGTTATAGATGGAAAGGCACTGGCAAAAAAAATTGAAGAAAAAATAAAGGAAAAAATAAAGGAAAAAGTAAAAGATAAGGAAATAAAAATTGTGACTTTTGTCATTGGCAATAATGAAGAATCACTCCTTTTTGCAAATTTAAAAGATAATGCCTGCAAAAGAGTTGGAATCGATCATGAAATCATAGGGTTTGATTTTATAAAGCAAGATGATTTTGAAAAAGAAATTGAGAAATTGAATAAGGACGGGAGGGTGAGTGGAATAAATATCCAGCTTCCATTGCCTCCGAAGCTGGATTATAATAAATTGATAAGCAAAATTGATTATAGGAAGGATATAGAAGGAATGCATCCTTTAAATATAGGAAAAATTATTCTCGGGGAAGAAGATATTTTGCCATCCACACCAAAGGCAATTTTGAAGATAATAGAAAATGAAAAGATACTTTTAAAGGGAAAAAATGTTGTTATAGTAAATCATAGCAAAATAATTGGAAAACCCCTTGCAATTTTGTTGCTTAACAGGGATGCAACTGTAAGCGTGTGTCATGTTTATACAGATGATTTAAAAAAATACACCAGGAAAGCGGATTTGCTTATAACCGCAACAGGTGTAAAAGGACTTATAAAAGAGGAGCACATAAAGGAGGATTGTATAATAATTGATGCGGGCATAAAAAAAGAAAACGGGAAAATATATGGAGATGTTGATGAGGGCGCGGCAAAAAAAGCGATTGCATTCACGCCTGTGCCGGGCGGGGTGGGGCCTGTTACAATTGCGTGCATGCTTGAAAATGCGGTAATTGCTTATGAAAAAATTCATAAATAG